The DNA sequence ACCTCTCAGGCCAGTACAAACTGACCTCGACGGTGCCCGTTCTCTGGCTCTTGATTCAGCAATCCAATTGCTTCATCGTGGTGGATCGAGGCCGCGCGATGAAAACCATGATGGGAGAAAGAGCCCTTCAACAGACGGGTGAACTTCGAGCGGGAAGCACTTTTGGCAAAGGGCAAATGGTGAGCGCGAATGACACACTGACCCCTGAAGTGATGATCAGCCAAAAAGGAACCGGCGGTCTCGGTGGTGCCCTTGGGGCTTTTGGTATCGGAGGCACCATCGCCGGGGTATTTTGGGCGGCCTCAAGGCCAATGAAGCAACCGCCATGCTCATGCTTGTGGATAACCGATCCGGGGTGCAGCTCGGCGTGGCCGAGGGCAGCTCCAAGAATTTCGATTGGGGCTTGGGTGGAGCCATCTTTGGGGGCAGTGCCGGGGGCGGCTTGGGCGGCTATACCAAGACGCCGCAAGGCAAGGTCATTGCCGGAGCCTTTATGGATGCCTACAACCAGCTCGTGCGTGTCGCCAAAGCATATACACCACAAACCATGGGCGACCGGCAATTGGGCACGGGAGGCGGTCTGCGCGTTGATGGAAGCAGCCAAGCCGGCGGCTATCAATGGGCTAAGCTGTCGCTGAAGGCTGCCCAAAGAAAACTAAATGCGTTGGGTTATGAGGCCGGAACACCCGACGGCATAATGGGTCGGGTAACCCGTCAGGCTTTGATGAACTTCCAGGCGGACAGAGGCCTTCCTGTCACGGGACGCCTGGATGCCGCCTCGGCGGCCGAACTGGCCAAATAAGCACATTGGCATACACGCTCTTCCATTAACCGCCAGTCCTCGTAGTGTGGTCAAATCGGGCTGCAAAGGACGAAGGCTATGGGGTTGAAAGAACACGAGTATGTACGGCAGACTCTGGAACGCTACACCAATTTTCCTTTGGATCGAATGTGTGAGCATTTCCTGATCACGAATTTCAAGAAATACGTAGACTGGTTTCAGGAAAAGACGGGAGGTGAAAAAAGCGAAGGCAATTTTCGACTGGTCAATGCGCCCCATATCAATTGCACGCTGATCGATTTTGGCATCGGATCCCCGCAGGCGGCCTTGCTCATTCACTGCCTGGCCTACCTGGACCAACTCAAATCGGTCATCATGCTGGGCATGTGTGGCGGGATTGATGACACATTGGAAGTCGGGCATTTCGTGGTGCCTTCTGCCGCCATACGAGGCGAAGGGACCAGCCGCCACTATCTTCCGCCGGAATTTCCCGCCATTCCGGCTTCTTCCGTCAATCTTTTTTGTATCGGTGCCGTCAAGAAGCTGGGTATTCAGCCCAAGTGCGGCATTGTTTACACCACCGATCGGCGCTTGTGGGAATACGACGAGAATTTTGTGAACCACCTTAGAAGGCAACGGATTCTGGCCATTGAAATGGAACTGGCCACCCTCTTTTCCGTGTCCTATCACTACGAGGTGCCCATCGGATCCATCATGCTGGTCTCAGACATGCCTTTGCAACGCAAGGGCATCAAGAGCAAAGAACTGCACGAGAAAATCTATGCGGAATACATGCCCACCCACCTGGAACTGGGCCTCGAGGCGGTCAGAGCCCTCGAGGCCAACTGGTCGGATGTATCCCGCCGACTGAACAGTGAATGGTAAAATAGGTGAAAGGGGAAAAGCCTATGGAAGTGCTCGTCCTGTATTATTCGCGAAGCGGCAACACGAAAAAGCTCGCCGAACACGTGGCCGAAGGAGTTCAAGCCGTGGATGGCGTCTCCGCCGTTCTTCGATCCACGCAGGAAGTCACTCGGGACGACTTCGTCAACGCGGCGGGCATCATCGCCGGATCACCGGTCTATTTTGGCATCATGGCCACGGACCTCAAGCGCGTTTTTGATGAGTTTGTCGGCGTGCGCAAGAAAATGGAGAACAAAGTGGGAGCCGCCTTTGCCACCTCCGGAGATCCCACGGGCGGCAAGGAAACCACCATCATGTCCATTCTGCAATGCTTCTTGATCTACGGCATGATAGTGGTGGGCGATCCCCTTTCGGCCACCGGCCATTACGGTGTGGCGTGCGTGGGCGCACCTGACGAAAAAACAGCAGAAAATGCACGCAAGCTGGGTCGCCGTGTGGCAGAACTCTGCCTGAAACTGCACGGGGCCTTCTAAATCGCTCAAGGCCAATTTTTCTGTTCATGCGCTTTCTTTAACGGACGACCTCGAGCAATGCTCGGGTAAAAGGATTTTGGGGGAACGGCCTTCAGCCAGAGCGCCGGCATCGGGTGCTCGGTACAGCACCACCACCTGGCCGACCAATTGAATGAAATGGGCTCCGACGGCGCGGGCCAAATTGGCCGCCTGCTCCTTCTTGGGGCTGTCCTCTCCGGACAGTCCCAGCCATTTGACCTTGATCAACTCGTGGTGGAGAAGTTGCTTGCGGATTTCAGAAATCACCGCGGCCGTCACCCCTTCCTGGCCGATGCGCACCACAGGGCTCAATTTGTGGGCCAAAGATTTCAAATAGCCGCGCTGTTTGCCGGTGAGTTCGGCAAACGGCACAGGATTCCATGACAGTAGGGAAAGATCCACACCCTGCTGCCACCATGGTTCCTTGTTGCGTTTGTCCATGCATCGCCTCCTTGAAACAAAAAAAGATCCGGCCTGCTGTCGCGGGCCGGATCCTGTGTTTTTTTGGCATCCACTTTCATTCCAAATAAGACTTCAACAGTTCCTGCTTGCTGGGATGGCGCAGCTTGCGCAAAGCCTTCTTTTCGATTTGACGGATCCTTTCCTTGGAAACCTTAAAGCTCTTGCCGATCTTTTCCAGAGTTTCGCGGGGCTGTCCCCCCAAACCAAACCGCAACCGCAGAATTTTCTCCTCCCTGGGCTGCAAGCTCGCTAAGATTTCCCGAGTGACTTCGCTCAATTCATTGGTTTCACACCCTTGAGCCGGCGACGCGCTCTCAACATCCTCGATGAAATCGCCTAGCCGCTGCTCGTCATCCCCCACGGGCATCTCCAACGACAAGGGCTGGCTAATCAAGCTGAGCACCATCTCCACTTTATCCGGCGGAATGTTAGCCCGTTGGCTGATTTCTTCTGCCGTGGGTTCTCGGCCCAATTCCTTCACCAACTCATGAAAGACCTTGTAGAAAAGATTCTTCAGTTCGATGAAATGCACCGGCAAGCGGATGGTGCGGGTCTTGTCATAAATTCCACGAATAATACTCTGCCTTACCCACCATGTGGCATAAGTGCTAAACCGGTTTCCCTTCGTATGATCGTAGCGTCCCACCGCCTTGAGCAACCCCAGGTTGCCTTCCTGAATAAGATCGTCAAAACTCATACCGCGGCCGCGATACCGTTTGGCAATGCTCAAAACCAGACGCAAGTTCGCCTTGACCATGGTGTGCTTAGCTTCGTCGATCTCCGCAATGATTCGGTCACACACCTCCTTCATCGACGACAAGGTCGGATTCTGAGGTTCATTCGCCACCGCCTGATGTAGGGTTCGAGAAATGACTTTCAGCACCTTGTCTCGAACGCCGGGAAATGTCTTGGCCTGACCCAGGAGGTTGCGAACCTTTCCATGAAGGTCCTTAACCACCGGGTGATCCTCTTTGTGACACTCCACCAATTGCACCAACTGGTCTTGGCCATCCCGGATCCTTTTGGCCAATTCAATTTCCATTTCCGGAGTCAGCAGTGGGAACGAGGAAACCTCGCGAAGATAACACGTAACATGATCTTCGTCGAATTCCACGGCAGCATCCCCCTCCGTCTCCTTTGAAGGCATCGAGGGAGCGACCCGAAACCGCTCATGCCGAAGATCTCTTTCTTCGTCTTGAAGCAACCCGTTGCGATTGTCCTCCACGGATTCTTCCTCTTCTAGCTGTTCAGCGAATAGATTGTCTTCGGATCCCAGGATTCCCATGTCCAGGAGGCGCTCATAATCATCGTCCCCCTCGCGGGTCAACCGCAAGGAGTACAGAGGATCCAATCGTTGTCCATGCACGCTTTTCATGGCGATCCTCCTTCCCCTCGGGACACCCCAGGTCGCAAGCCATTAACTCATCCTGATTTCTTCCTTCACGGCCCTCCTGACTCTCGAGTTTACGCAACATAACCCCTTGCTCTTGGCAAGGTTACCCTCGTAAAGGGTAAGCTTGAGCGCATGTCCCGTCAATGGAATTCGTCACGATTGCGTCAAAGGCACAGGATTTTCGTTGAATGGTCAAGGGATTGGGTGCACTCGTTTCCGCGGGTGCCTCGCCCTCTTGGGCGTGCTCAAAGGAAACGTGCCGTGTCAGATGCGAAATTCCACAATATCGCCGTCTTGCAGCTCATAGTCCTTTTGAACCATTTGGCCGTCAAAGACTGCTTTCCCCCATATTCTAGCAAACTTCAGCTTCTTCACAAAGTCCTTGTGAATTTTTTCTGCAAGATCCTGCACCGTGCTTTTTCTGGGAAGGATAAAGGGAGCGGATGTGTCGGGTTCCTTGCCCGGCGCTTTGGTGTAAACGCGAAGGACGTCGGAGTGCGCGAAAATCATGTCCAGCAGGGCATGGAGGCCTCGACCTGAGGCTGTGGACACCGCCACACATGGCAGACTGCATTGGCTCAACTCTTGAAAGGCACAAAAGTCTTCCACATCCGATTCGGTATCGACCTTGTTGACCACCACGATCATTTTTTTCAAAAAAGGCTTTTTCTGCAGATCGGGCGGCGGAGACTGGCCTTCTGGAAAAACTCTCAGATTTTCAAGAACCTCCATGGTATCTTCCATTTGCTGCAGCGGATCGGCTTTCAGGTCCACCAGAATCATCACGAGATCGGATCTTCGAATCAAGTCCGCCATCCAAGGATCCACGTAGTCTTTACTGATAGGAGGCGTGTCGATGAGTTGGAATTGAATGTTTTCATAGGGCACCATGCCTGGTGTGGGTTTCCAGGTGCTATGGGGAAATTCGGCCACCTCCGGTGACGCGTTGCTCAAAATGCCCACCAGAGAAGACTTTCCCGTGTTAGGAGCGCCGACGACCACCACTTGGGCGGCGCCTTCTTTGTCAATGGCATAATTAACCCCCTTGCGGCCCGTGCCCTTTCTTTGCTGCGCCTCGGACTTGAACTTGGCAATCTTGCGTCGCAGATCGGCGCGCAGCTTGTCCGTACCCTTGTGCTTGGGCATGATGGTGAGCATTTCTTCCAGCGCCTCAATTTTGGCTTCGGGAGTTTTCGCTTCGCGATACCGCTTTTCAGCTTCGAAATAAGGCGGGGGGAGATTTGCCGGCATGCCTCACACCTCCTCGCCAAATTGTGATGTTTCCTGAGCTTTTGGGCGTATAGCATTGCATTTCTGAACCCTTCTTGTCAATGGAGTGGCCGCCGGCTATGAAAGGGGCGTCAAACTCCAACACAAAAGGAGCCTTCATGCTTTCGTGCCCGCACTGTGGTCGGCCGCTGCAGTGGATTCGACAATGACGGCGTCAGCTCTGGCGTTGCACGGTGTGCCGCCTGGATTTTACTTTGGATTCTCTCGCCGCCTTTTTGGACGATGACTTGGAAAAGCTTTTGGAAAACCTTCGCGTGGATCGGCTGTAGCCGCAAACTCCGCTTCAGAGCTTGCGGCGATGCGGAAAAACAAGAAGGAATTTGACCCGTCTGAGGAACGTTTCAGGAACCGACCAGAGTGGATTCGAGCAAGCTTTCGGCCAGTTTCAGGGCTTCCGGAAGTTTTTCGGGCAGGTTGCCGCCCGCTTGAGCCATATCGGGTCGCCCACCACCGCTTCCCCCCACCACTTGGGCCACTTTCTTGATGAAGTTGCCCGCGTGAATGCGGTGGGTGAGATCTTTGCTCACACCAACCAGCAGGAACACCTTGCCGTCGTGAACGGCCCCGAGCACCATCACCCCGGAACCAATGCGTTCTTTGAAGCGGTCGTTCATCTCCCGCAACGCCTTGGGGTCTGCCTCTTTCACATGGCGCACCAATACTTTCACGCCGGCCATTTCCTTGGCTTCCTCAAAAAGGTCCAAGGACTTTTTGGCCGTCATAGAACTTTTGACTGCGTCCAGGCTCTTTTCCAATTCCTTGATCTGGATCAACAGCTTGTCCACCCGATCCGGCACCTCTTCCGCGGGTGCTTTTAGGCGCCGCGCTGCCACTTCCAAGAGGCGGCGCTGTTCCTGCCAGAAGTTCAGGGCGTGACGGCCTGTGAGGGCTTCGATGCGGCGCACTCCCGCAGCCACACTGGATTCCTGCGTGATGACGAAGGAACCGATGTCCCCGCTGCGTTCCGCGTGCGTGCCGCCGCACAGTTCCTTGCTGAAGTCGGCGATTTCCACAAGTCGAACCGTTTCCCCATATTTTTCTTCAAAAAGGGCCACGGCTCCTGTGCGAATGGCTTCGTCAAAGGCCATCACGTGCACGTGTAGCGGTCGATTTTCCAGAATCGCCGCATTTACCCGACGCTCAATTTCCAAAAGCTCTTCTGGCGTCAGGGCCGCAAAGTGCGTAAAATCGAACCGCAGCCTTTCCGGAGCCACCAAGGAACCGGCCTGTTTGACGTGATCGCCCAGCACATCACGAAGAACGCGATGCAAAATGTGCGTGGCCGTGTGGTTGCGCGCGGTATCTCTTCGACTGGCCTCGTCCACCGTAAGAACGACGCGATCCCCAGGGCGCAATTCTCCGTTTTCGATGCGCACCACATGGACCCAGATGTCTCCAGGAAGCCGCAGGGTATCCTCCACGACGGCGCTCACTCCAGGACCCGAAAGACTGCCTCGGTCCCCCACCTGCCCGCCGGCTTCTCCGTAAAAGGGCGTTTGTTCCACCACCACTTCCACTCGGCTCTCCGGTCCCGCCGCATCGATCAGAACTCCTTCTTGAATCAGGGCCAGCACCCGGCTCTCCGCCTCCAACCGGTGATAGCCGACGAATTCGGTGCGCACGCCTTGGGCGGCCAGCTTGCGGTACGCTTCTGAAACTTGTCGTTCTCCACTCCCCTTCCAGTGCCGGCGGGACTGCTCTCTTTGGCGTTCCATCAGCGCGTCAAAGCCGGCCTGATCCACCTGCATACCCATTTTCTTGGCCATGTCCGTGACAATGTCTATGGGAAAACCGTAGGTGTCGTACAGTTTGAACACGAGGGACCCCGGAACGGCGCGGGCGCCTTCGTCTTGAAGGCGAGACATTTCTTGGTGCAGCAGTTTCAGGCCATGATCGAGCGTCTCACTGAACCGTTCTTCTTCGTGCAGAATAACCCGGGTAATGTACGCCCGGTTGTCCAAAAGCTCGGGATAGACATCGGCCATGGAATGCATGACGGCTTCCACGACGCTATGAAGAAAGGGCCGATTGAGACCGAGAAAACGTCCGTGGCGTAAGGCTCGGCGAATCACCCGCCTAAGCACGTAGCCGCGGCCTTCGTTGCTGGGCAGCACGCCATCCCCGATGAGAAAAGCCGCCGCGCGGCTGTGGTCGGCAATGACTTTAAAGGATACGTCCTTTTCGGCATCAGCCCCGTACCGCAGTCCGGCCTGCGCGCCGATGGCTTCCATTACGGGGGCAAACAGGTCTGTGTCATAGTTGGACGGGACCTTTTGAATGACCGCCGCGATGCGTTCCAAACCCATCCCCGTATCGATGCTGGGCTTGGGCAGTGGCTCCAACGTTCCGTCTTCATGACGATTGAACTGCATAAAGACCAGGTTCCAGAGCTCCAAGAAACGGTCGCAATCGCATCCCGGCCGACACTCAGGTCGACCGCACCCCATGGCTTCGCCCTGGTCGATAAGGATTTCGGAACACGGTCCGCAGGGGCCCGTATCTCCCATGGCCCAAAAGTTGTCCTTGGTGGAAAAGGTCAAAATCCTCTCTTCAGGAAGGTAGCGTTTCCAATATTGGCGAGCTTCCTCGTCGGGTCCCAGGGACATGCTGGCATCGCCCTCGTGAATGGTGGCGTAGAGTTTGTCTTTGGGCAGGCCCATGCGCTCCGTAAGGAATTCCCACGCAAACTCAATGGCTTCCTTTTTGAAATAGTCGCCAAAGGAAAAGTTACCCAGCATTTCAAAGAAGGTATGATGCCGCGCTGTATAGCCCACGTTTTCCAAATCGTTGTGCTTGCCGCCGGCCCGCATGCACTTTTGACTCGAGGCAGCTCGGCTGTACTCTCGTTTTTCTTCCCCAAGAAAACAGCGCTTGAACTGGTTCATGCCCGCATTGGTGAAGAGCAAAGTGGGGTCGTCATGGGGAATGAGCGAGGAACTCTTGACAATGGTGTGGCCCTTGTCGCGGAAAAATTCCAAGAATTTTTGACGAATTTCGCTGGCTCTCATGAAAAGTCTCCTGTGTTGCACACCCTGGGCGACATGGTCGCTGCTAGACCTCGGCGGCTTGAGGGGGGCTCAACTCGGGCAGCAGGTGCCGTTCTCGCACCTTGTTCTCAATTTCCAGGAGCAGGTCAGGGTTTTCACGTAGAAAATTCTTGACGTTTTCCCGCCCCTGCCCCAAGCGCTCTCCATTGTAGGCGTACCAGGTTCCCGAACGCTCCACGATATTGGCCGCCACCGCTAAATCCAACACATCGCCCTCTCGAGAAATCCCACGCCCATAGACAATATCGAATTCCACTTCTCGAAAAGGCGGAGCGATCTTGTTCTTGACCACCTTGACCCGGGTGCGGTTGCCCACCACTTCCTGGCCTTCCTTGATGGGGCCCGTTCGGCGAATCTCAAGGCGCATGGTGGCGTAAAACTTGAGCGCATTGCCTCCGGTGGTGGTTTCCGGAGATCCGTACATCACC is a window from the Desulfosoma caldarium genome containing:
- a CDS encoding AMP nucleosidase; protein product: MGLKEHEYVRQTLERYTNFPLDRMCEHFLITNFKKYVDWFQEKTGGEKSEGNFRLVNAPHINCTLIDFGIGSPQAALLIHCLAYLDQLKSVIMLGMCGGIDDTLEVGHFVVPSAAIRGEGTSRHYLPPEFPAIPASSVNLFCIGAVKKLGIQPKCGIVYTTDRRLWEYDENFVNHLRRQRILAIEMELATLFSVSYHYEVPIGSIMLVSDMPLQRKGIKSKELHEKIYAEYMPTHLELGLEAVRALEANWSDVSRRLNSEW
- a CDS encoding peptidoglycan-binding protein is translated as MLMLVDNRSGVQLGVAEGSSKNFDWGLGGAIFGGSAGGGLGGYTKTPQGKVIAGAFMDAYNQLVRVAKAYTPQTMGDRQLGTGGGLRVDGSSQAGGYQWAKLSLKAAQRKLNALGYEAGTPDGIMGRVTRQALMNFQADRGLPVTGRLDAASAAELAK
- the alaS gene encoding alanine--tRNA ligase, translating into MRASEIRQKFLEFFRDKGHTIVKSSSLIPHDDPTLLFTNAGMNQFKRCFLGEEKREYSRAASSQKCMRAGGKHNDLENVGYTARHHTFFEMLGNFSFGDYFKKEAIEFAWEFLTERMGLPKDKLYATIHEGDASMSLGPDEEARQYWKRYLPEERILTFSTKDNFWAMGDTGPCGPCSEILIDQGEAMGCGRPECRPGCDCDRFLELWNLVFMQFNRHEDGTLEPLPKPSIDTGMGLERIAAVIQKVPSNYDTDLFAPVMEAIGAQAGLRYGADAEKDVSFKVIADHSRAAAFLIGDGVLPSNEGRGYVLRRVIRRALRHGRFLGLNRPFLHSVVEAVMHSMADVYPELLDNRAYITRVILHEEERFSETLDHGLKLLHQEMSRLQDEGARAVPGSLVFKLYDTYGFPIDIVTDMAKKMGMQVDQAGFDALMERQREQSRRHWKGSGERQVSEAYRKLAAQGVRTEFVGYHRLEAESRVLALIQEGVLIDAAGPESRVEVVVEQTPFYGEAGGQVGDRGSLSGPGVSAVVEDTLRLPGDIWVHVVRIENGELRPGDRVVLTVDEASRRDTARNHTATHILHRVLRDVLGDHVKQAGSLVAPERLRFDFTHFAALTPEELLEIERRVNAAILENRPLHVHVMAFDEAIRTGAVALFEEKYGETVRLVEIADFSKELCGGTHAERSGDIGSFVITQESSVAAGVRRIEALTGRHALNFWQEQRRLLEVAARRLKAPAEEVPDRVDKLLIQIKELEKSLDAVKSSMTAKKSLDLFEEAKEMAGVKVLVRHVKEADPKALREMNDRFKERIGSGVMVLGAVHDGKVFLLVGVSKDLTHRIHAGNFIKKVAQVVGGSGGGRPDMAQAGGNLPEKLPEALKLAESLLESTLVGS
- a CDS encoding sigma-70 family RNA polymerase sigma factor, which produces MKSVHGQRLDPLYSLRLTREGDDDYERLLDMGILGSEDNLFAEQLEEEESVEDNRNGLLQDEERDLRHERFRVAPSMPSKETEGDAAVEFDEDHVTCYLREVSSFPLLTPEMEIELAKRIRDGQDQLVQLVECHKEDHPVVKDLHGKVRNLLGQAKTFPGVRDKVLKVISRTLHQAVANEPQNPTLSSMKEVCDRIIAEIDEAKHTMVKANLRLVLSIAKRYRGRGMSFDDLIQEGNLGLLKAVGRYDHTKGNRFSTYATWWVRQSIIRGIYDKTRTIRLPVHFIELKNLFYKVFHELVKELGREPTAEEISQRANIPPDKVEMVLSLISQPLSLEMPVGDDEQRLGDFIEDVESASPAQGCETNELSEVTREILASLQPREEKILRLRFGLGGQPRETLEKIGKSFKVSKERIRQIEKKALRKLRHPSKQELLKSYLE
- a CDS encoding TGS domain-containing protein, with product MPANLPPPYFEAEKRYREAKTPEAKIEALEEMLTIMPKHKGTDKLRADLRRKIAKFKSEAQQRKGTGRKGVNYAIDKEGAAQVVVVGAPNTGKSSLVGILSNASPEVAEFPHSTWKPTPGMVPYENIQFQLIDTPPISKDYVDPWMADLIRRSDLVMILVDLKADPLQQMEDTMEVLENLRVFPEGQSPPPDLQKKPFLKKMIVVVNKVDTESDVEDFCAFQELSQCSLPCVAVSTASGRGLHALLDMIFAHSDVLRVYTKAPGKEPDTSAPFILPRKSTVQDLAEKIHKDFVKKLKFARIWGKAVFDGQMVQKDYELQDGDIVEFRI
- the yhbY gene encoding ribosome assembly RNA-binding protein YhbY, whose amino-acid sequence is MDKRNKEPWWQQGVDLSLLSWNPVPFAELTGKQRGYLKSLAHKLSPVVRIGQEGVTAAVISEIRKQLLHHELIKVKWLGLSGEDSPKKEQAANLARAVGAHFIQLVGQVVVLYRAPDAGALAEGRSPKILLPEHCSRSSVKESA
- a CDS encoding flavodoxin family protein, whose amino-acid sequence is MEVLVLYYSRSGNTKKLAEHVAEGVQAVDGVSAVLRSTQEVTRDDFVNAAGIIAGSPVYFGIMATDLKRVFDEFVGVRKKMENKVGAAFATSGDPTGGKETTIMSILQCFLIYGMIVVGDPLSATGHYGVACVGAPDEKTAENARKLGRRVAELCLKLHGAF